The DNA segment TTAAAACACCTCTCGTTATCGTTGACATCGCCTTGAATCAGGCATATATTCGTCTTGAACATGGAAGCCGACGTGGCATAATCATTGCTAAAATAGATAACACCGCAAATCCGGGATTATATAGGGGGCTCGTGATCCCCTTGTTGAAACATGGGAGACATTTATGATGAATTTTTTGATGGTACTCCTTTTGATAGTCATATCACCTTCATTGGCACTCGCTAAAGATCCAGATTGCGCCGGAACTGAGCGTTGGCCAACGAAAATGGCATTTGTTCATTTGAAAAATGCGGGGATTACTGATAACAGCAAGGTAGATTTCACTAAAACATCAACCATCAGATTGGCATCGGAGAAGATTGGAGGAGCTCTTTATCGCCAAATACATCACGTTAAGTTCACTGAAAAATCTGGAAAGACGATTGAAGTTATAACTATCAACGATGCCTCGAATGAAGAGTGCTCAAGAAGTGATGTCGATGTGTTCGTGGTTTCCAGGCATATCGCACAATAAGCTTTTCCAACCTGTCTATCAACCCACGCTCCGAAGATGTCCGCAAAATAATTCTTGACAATGATACCAATAATGATACTATGGGAATATGAGTAAAATAGAAGACGTGCTCGCCCATATACGTCAGAATCCGCGGGATGTCCGATTCAATGATTTATGCAAAGTATGCGATCATTATTTTGGCGAACCTCGCCAAGGGGGGAGCAGTCATCGAATTTACAAAACCCCGTGGCAAGGCGATCCAAGGATAAACATTCAAAACCATAAAGGGAAAGCAAAAGCATATCAGGTTAAACAGGTGCTCTTGGCAATAGAAAGGCTGGAGGTGGATCATGTCCATGAAGAAAGATAGATTTACATATCGGGTAACATGGTCTGAAGACGACAACGAATATGTAGGGCTGTGCGCTGAATTTCCCAGCCTTAGTTGGCTGGCAAAAACGCCGGAATCCGCCTTGAAAGGCATTCGTAATGTGGTTGACGATGTCATGAGGGACATGCATAAAAAAGGTGAAGCCATACCCGAACCGATCTCGTCCCGTCATTTCAGCGGCAAATTCATGGTGCGGGTCCCCCCTCAGGTTCATCAAAAACTTGCCATACAGGCTGCTGAGTTCGGCGTCAGTCTTAATCGGCTTGCCAGTTCCAAATTAAGCCAATAGAAGCAGATTCCAACCAGCGGGTCGAGTCTGACGCGCAAAAGGCGCGCGTCTCACCCGCGCGTTAAATTTCGGAGTTCGGAGTGAAAGTCCATAGATACGGGCGGGCCTATTTCGGCCTGCCTTTTCTTTCTCTTTCCTATAATCAAGGGTTGCAATTTATTAGACCTTAATTTATACTATATTAAGACTTGACGACCGAAGGAGAATAACCATGAAATTAAGCGAAGCAGTGAAGCCCATAAGCTACTTTAAGACGCATGCTTCTGAAATTATCCGGGATATTGGCGAAACCCGAAGTCCTGTTTTTATCACCCTCAATGGGGAGGCAAAGGCGGTTATTCAGGGCATCAGCGAGTATGAGGACCTTCAGGAGAGTCTCGCTCTCCTCAAGATCCTCGCCCAGAGCAAAAAAAGCCTTGCGGGCGGGAGGTATAAACCTGTTCCGAGGGCTTTCAAGGATCTGCGGAAAAAATGGGCGGCATCAAAATGACAAAAGCATTCGCGGTTTATCTTCTCGAAGACGCGGAAAAAGACATAGATCATATTTACCTCTACGTCAAACGCAATGATTCCGAAGAGAAGGCTGAAAGGCTGTCTCAGAACATCGAACAGGTCATACTGAGTCTGCAAAGTGCTCCCTTGAGAGGACATTACCCTCCTGAATTGGAACGGCTTGACATACGTGAATATCGGGAGGTTTTTTTTAAGCCATACCGGATACTCTATGAGGCAGCTGAAGAATCTGTTTTTATCCATTGCGTGTTAGACGGTAGAAGGGAGCTGCGGGACATTCTGCAGCAGAGACTGATAAGATAATGCATCCGCCAGTGATGCAACATTGCGGGATTCACTCCGATTGGACAACCACCACTCATGCTTAAACCATCTGTTCTCAAAGAACTGAAGTCAATTGTCGGCCCCGCCAACTTCTCCACCTCACCTGAAGAGCTGGTCGTCTATTCCTATGATGCAACCCGGAAGGAAGCGCTCCCCTGGGTCGTGGTGCGCCCCAGGACTTCCCGGGAGATATCGGAGATACTCAGGCTGGCCAACCGGGAACGATTCCCGGTGGTGCCGCGCGGAGCGGGGACCGGCATGTCCGGAGGGTCCATACCGGTCCAGGGCGGCGTGGTGCTCTCGCTCGAGCGCATGAACCACATTCTCGAGATCGATGAACAGAATTTTATCGCCGTGGTCGAACCGGGCGTCATTACCGGCGATCTGCAGCGCGAGGTAGAATCGCGCGGTCTCTTTTATCCCCCGGACCCGGCAAGCCGCATGTTCTGCACCCTGGGCGGGAATGTGGCCGAATGCGCCGGCGGACTTCGCGCCGTGAAGTACGGCGTTACCAAGGACTATGTGCTCGGCCTTGAGGTTGTGCTGCCCACCGGCGAGATCATCACGACCGGCGCGCGCACGGCCAAGAGCGTGGCGGGATATGACCTCACGAAACTCATTGTCGGGTCCGAAGGCACGCTCGGCGTGGTTACCAGGATCACCGTGAGACTCCTGCGTTTGCCCGAGAGCGTGAGGACCCTGGCCGCTTTTTTCAACGAGATCCCTGTTGCCGCGAAAACGGCATCCGCGATCATGGCAAGCGGGGTCCTTCCCCGGGCGCTCGAGTTTGTGGATCAGACAGCGCTCAGGGCGGTCGAGGGCTACCTGAAAGAGGACCTGTCGCACGGCGCGGCCGCCATGCTGCTGGTGGAGGTGGACGGACCTGCTGAATCAACCTCACGGGACGCGGACCGGATCGCGGAGATCATGATGCAGAGCGGCGCCGCGCGCGTGGATCGGGCCGGGTCAGATGCGGAGCGGGAACAGCTCTGGAAGGCGCGGCGGGCGATCTCTCCGGCACTTTATACGATCAAGCCGAAAAAGTTGAACGAAGACATTGTGGTGCCGCGCAGCAGAATAGCCGAAAGCCTGCAGGGGATCGCGGCGATCGCGGAGCGGTACGGACTCCTGATCGTGAACTTCGGCCACGCCGGGGACGGCAATATTCATACGAATATCCTGTTCGACGAAGCGGACCTGCCGAAGGCGGAAGCCGCGGTAAAAGAGATCTTCGCGGCCACGCTGCGGCTTGGGGGGAGCATTACCGGCGAGCACGGGGTCGGCTTGTCAAAGGCCGCCTACCTGCCGATGGAACTGGGGTCTGAAGCAATCGCGGCGATGAAAAGGATCAAACATGCCCTTGACCCGAACAATATATTGAACCCGGGGAAGATCTTTCTTAATGCGGAGTGAGGATTGCGGAGTGCGGAATAAGATCGTGACAAGAATGAAGTCGATAATCGTCCAGAGACTGTCCTTTCTGCTGTTTTCATTCATAATGCTGACGGGGTGTTCGGAAGCTCAGGCTGTGCCCATCGAGGTGCTTCGCAGTGATGTGCAGTCACTGCAGGAGCAGGCCGCGCAGCTTGATGAGGAAAACCTGGGGCTCAGGAACATGCTCAGGGACATGGACGACGATGAGCTCTATCTGGTCGTGGACACGGAAAACAACCGGCTTGCGATGAGACAGGGCAACTCCATTGTATTGACGGCGAAAGTGGGGACCGGCAGCCGGCAGTTTCTCAAGGAGGACAGGGGAAGAAACTGGTATTTTGAAAGCCCCACAGGTTCGCTCACGGTCCTTGGCAGGGAACGAAACCCGGTCTGGATCAGGCCCGACTGGTCCTATGTGGAAGAGAACATGCCCATACCGCCGGAGAACGACCCGGACCGGTTCGTGCGGGACGTGATGGGCAAGTACGCCATCCTTCTCGGGAACGGGTACAAGATCCACGGCACGAAGTGGAAGAACCTTCTGGGGACCCACTTTACCCACGGGTGTGTCTCCCTTGACGATGATAATCTCGAAATACTTTACAAATCAGTGAAGAACGGCACCAAGGTGTATATTTATTAGTGCGGAGTGCGGAGTGTAGAATGCAGAGTAAGGTAGCAAGCAAAACAGTCTGGTGGGTCCTTTTGTTCTCCCTGTTTCTCATGGGAGCGGAAAGCGGCGAACAGGACGGGGAAGAACGGGGAAAGCTTCTTGAACAGCAGAAGCAGCTGAGCGCCAGCATCGAGAAGCTCAAGCGGGAGCAGGCCTATCTGGTCTTTCAGAGTGCGATGTACGCGTCGGACTCGAAGTACCTCATCATCAATATTTCCGCAAAGACCGGGCAGCTTAAGTACAAGAACCGGATACTCAAGGACTTTTCTTTCACACTCGTATCGGGCCGGGTCAGAAGGCTCACCCGCGGCGCGCTGACGCTTACACAAAAGATCGAGGGAATCAGGGGGAAGAATCTGCTGGTCTTCGAAAAGTCCCTGGTTCTACAGGGCAAATATGCACCGGCGGTCGAGCTCGAGACGCGAATACCGCGTTTCTCTCTTTCGAAAAAAGACTTTCGGTCCGTTTATTATGCTATAGAGGCGGGGGCGAAAGCGTATATTCTGTTTTGATCCCGATGGCTCCGCTGATCGTATGGGTCCGGATGGCAGGTGCAGAGATCTTCTGCGAAGTTGCAGGTTGGGTAGGACGCAGTGAAACCCAACAGATCCAAAATAACAATTCTTAACAATCGCTTCAATTTGATGCGTCAGGTTTCGCGGTGCCTACCCGACCTACCGAGCTTCCATTGGGTGTATTCCTACTCTTTTCTTATGAGATGGCCAGAAGGGCAATACACCCTTTTCTTTTCAATGCAGAATTTACCCAGAGCAGTTTACACCGCCGATACGGTCTTTGTAGTTGACTGTAGTTTATTTCACGGTATAATCATTTCATGCGTGAACTTACCCGGGGTGAAGAATTCTATGATGGCACCGCCCTGCTGGGCGATCCGGTCCATGGGTACATCTCGTTCACCACGCCCCGCGTGGAAGGCGAGAAGACCGAGAAGGACCTGATCGATACGGCCTGGATGCAGCGCCTGCGCCAGATATACCAGTTGCAGAGCGCCCGGTGGGTCTATCCCTCGGCGGAGCACAGCAGGTTCCAGCACTCGCTCGGCGCCATGCACCTGGCGGGCCGGTTCGCCCGTCACCTCTATCCCTCGCTCAAGGCAGCATCGCTGGATTGCCCTTCGGCAAACTATATCGAGGAACTTTTACGGGTGACGGCCCTCCTGCATGACGTGGGGCATGGCCCCTTTGGACACTTCTTCGACGACAACTATCTCGAACAGTTCGGCCTGACCCATGAAAAACTGGGGCAGCATATCATCAAGAACGAACTGGCGGAGATCATCAAGGACATCCGTCGAAGTCCCAATGGCGAATTCGCGAAGAAAGAGAAGCTGGACCCGGAGCAGATCGCCTTCCTGATCGGCAAGGGGGCCCAGTCGGCATCGACGGTGAAAAAACAGCAGTGGCTCGTCTTCCTCCAACCGCTTCTTTCGGGCATTTACACCGTCGACAATCTCGATTATGTAATGCGCGACGCCTACATGTGCGGCGTGGCCATCGGCGCGGTGGACATCGACCGGCTGATGTATTACACGTTCTTCACGGACAAGGGCCTCACGCTCCACAAGTCCGGGCTTACCGCTCTGAACATGTTCCTGAATGCCCGGCTGTATATGTACACGAACGTCTATTACCATCGAACCACGCGGGCGATCGACGAGCACCTCAAGGAACTGTTCAAGGAAACCATGGCGGCGTTGTTTCCGTTCAATCCCGTTGAGAACCTCAAGGCATACCGGGAACTGACCGACTGGTCCCTGCTCGAGGCCGTGCGAAAGTGGGGCGACGATGCGGATGGTTCCACGGCGGCGCTCGGACGGGAATGGGCCTCCATCCTTTCGCGCGAAGTAAAATGGAAAATGGCCTATGACGTGACACTTTCCATGAAGACCTTCGAAAAAGGGAAAACCATCATCGACGCCAGGGAACTGGTGAGCCGGATAAAAAAGAATCTTTCGCCGAAGCTTAAAGATCTGCAGTTCCGGGTGGACATGGCCAGCCAGGACCCGAGGCCGGTCAACCCGCTGATGATGGGCGAGCGCCAGATCCATGTGTTCAATCCCTCGACGCGCAAAGTAGAGAAGGAACCGCTCAAGGATTTTTTTGACTATATCCCGGCGCGCGTGGTCCAGTGCCGGGTCTTCACCCTGAACCACGACCACGATGAGGAGCTTGCCGAGATCGTTGAGAAGGTCCTGGGCATCGAAGAGAGCGTCAAGACGAACGTCTGATGCATTCTCACTTTTTCTGCGTCTCCGCTTCCCTTCGGTTGCGTTCAGGACAGGTTTCGGCGGGGTATAATGGAAGGTAAGGGATTTCATGGAAGGGTATGAGCAAAACGAAAGCCGAACATAAGATCATCATAGCCACGGTCATTGCTGTCGTGTCCATCTGGACCGTTGACTCGGCCGTTAACGCCCTGGTATTGCATAAGGGGACATTTTTGAGCCTCCTGCTGAACGCGGGGCAGAACGAACCTTTTCTTCGCATTCTCCTGACGCTGAGTTTTATTGCCTTCGGTATCATCATCGCAAGAATTACGGCCAGGTATCGCAGGACTGGGGATGTTCTGCGAAAACATTCCACCGCCATCGAGACCTCCATGGACGGGATCACCCTTAGCGATCCGGATGAAACCTATGTCTACGTCAACCAGGCTTTTGCAACGATCAATGGATATGACGGTCCGGAGGAACTGACGGGCAAATCATGCCGGCTCGCTTACAGTGACCGGGAGTATGAGCGGATGCGGTCCACCGTTGAACCGGTGCTGGGAAAAAGCGGCCGATGGCGCGGGGAACTGCTCGCGTTGCGCAAGAACGGCAGTACCTATTACCAGGAAGCTTCGATCACCATGCTTGATGATGGAAGCCGGATTTGCATCATTCGCGACATTACCTGGCGCAAACGGAGCGAGGAACGGCTGCGCCGGTCGGAACAGTTTCTGAACACGATCTTTGACAGTATCCGCGACCCGTTCAGCATTGTCGACCGCAACTTTCAGATCATACGGGTAAACGACGCGTATGCCCGGATGAGGAACAAGGAGGCCGGCGGACTGGTCGGCAGGAAATGTCATGAAGTGCTGCAGAACAGAGCGAGCGTCTGCGAGGGGTGCGTGGTGCATGCGACCTTCAATTCAGCCGACCCCTGTGTGAAAGAAAAGTTCATCACGCTGCATGACGGGTCCGGGATCTGGGTGGAGATCAGCACCTATCCCATCCTCGATGAGGATGGGAGCGTGTCTCACGCCATCGAATACACGCGGGACATTACCGACCGGAAACGATCCGAGGAGGAAAAGCGGCTCCTCATCGAGAAGCTGGAATATCTGTCAAGCACGGACGGCCTTACCGGGCTTATGAATCGGAGAGCGCTTACCGACAGCCTTCTTTACGAGATCGACCGCGCAAAGCGGTATAATTCAGAGCTGTCCCTTATTCTCTGCGATATAGACAATTTCAAGGAGATCAATGATGCCTGCGGCCATGACGCGGGAGATCAGGCCTTGCAGACCATTGCGGCGGCATTGAGGACCATCCTCCGGAAGGCGGACATTGCCGGGCGTTATGGAGGGGACGAGTTCATGCTTATTCTCCCGGAGACGTCGGTCAAGGGAGCGGAAAAGATCGCGGAAAAGATCCTCTCTGTCGTGAGAAACACTGAAATGAGCTTCATGGAAGATAAATCGATCCGGCTTTCCTTGAGCATCGGATTGTCCAGCCTGGAAGTGGACAGCGATACGACGGATTCTTTCATCAAACGCACTGACGACGCCATGTATGCTTCAAAAGAGGGCGGGAGGGACCGGGTTTCCACGGTCAAATCATATCCACTGTTTCCGTGAGCAGGTTGACCTTTAACGCCCCGGTACCGTGCCGTGCGCAGCCTGGATGAGCGTCCTCGAGTCAACGGGCTTTATGCGGTAACGGTCGCTGTCGCGGATATACTTTTCTTCGTTCGTCCCGTCTCCCGGCCATCCTGTATCCCATCTCTGAAGCAGGTATTTTCAAAATCCACCACAGAGATCTTAGCAGGAGAGGTGGATTGACAAGCCGGATAAATTCTGGTAATTTTATGCCCTGACAAAATACAAAGAAAGAGGGAATAAACATGAAATCGCGATTGATAATTATTGTATGTTTGGTCCTGGTTTCGAGCATGGCTTTTGCCGCTGAGAAAAAGGCGGAAAAGAAGCAGGAAGCCAAGACACACGTGCTCAAGACAGAGAAAGACAAAGTAAGTTATGCGATTGGGATGGACATGGGGAAATTTCTCAAAAAAGAAAATGATGTTGACCCGAATGTCACCTTATGAGCGATCAAGGACATATTAGCCGGCAACAAACCGTTGTTG comes from the Nitrospirota bacterium genome and includes:
- a CDS encoding toxin HicA — translated: MSKIEDVLAHIRQNPRDVRFNDLCKVCDHYFGEPRQGGSSHRIYKTPWQGDPRINIQNHKGKAKAYQVKQVLLAIERLEVDHVHEER
- a CDS encoding FAD-binding protein, which encodes MLKPSVLKELKSIVGPANFSTSPEELVVYSYDATRKEALPWVVVRPRTSREISEILRLANRERFPVVPRGAGTGMSGGSIPVQGGVVLSLERMNHILEIDEQNFIAVVEPGVITGDLQREVESRGLFYPPDPASRMFCTLGGNVAECAGGLRAVKYGVTKDYVLGLEVVLPTGEIITTGARTAKSVAGYDLTKLIVGSEGTLGVVTRITVRLLRLPESVRTLAAFFNEIPVAAKTASAIMASGVLPRALEFVDQTALRAVEGYLKEDLSHGAAAMLLVEVDGPAESTSRDADRIAEIMMQSGAARVDRAGSDAEREQLWKARRAISPALYTIKPKKLNEDIVVPRSRIAESLQGIAAIAERYGLLIVNFGHAGDGNIHTNILFDEADLPKAEAAVKEIFAATLRLGGSITGEHGVGLSKAAYLPMELGSEAIAAMKRIKHALDPNNILNPGKIFLNAE
- a CDS encoding type II toxin-antitoxin system HicB family antitoxin, yielding MSMKKDRFTYRVTWSEDDNEYVGLCAEFPSLSWLAKTPESALKGIRNVVDDVMRDMHKKGEAIPEPISSRHFSGKFMVRVPPQVHQKLAIQAAEFGVSLNRLASSKLSQ
- a CDS encoding type II toxin-antitoxin system RelE/ParE family toxin, giving the protein MGGIKMTKAFAVYLLEDAEKDIDHIYLYVKRNDSEEKAERLSQNIEQVILSLQSAPLRGHYPPELERLDIREYREVFFKPYRILYEAAEESVFIHCVLDGRRELRDILQQRLIR
- a CDS encoding HD domain-containing protein, which gives rise to MRELTRGEEFYDGTALLGDPVHGYISFTTPRVEGEKTEKDLIDTAWMQRLRQIYQLQSARWVYPSAEHSRFQHSLGAMHLAGRFARHLYPSLKAASLDCPSANYIEELLRVTALLHDVGHGPFGHFFDDNYLEQFGLTHEKLGQHIIKNELAEIIKDIRRSPNGEFAKKEKLDPEQIAFLIGKGAQSASTVKKQQWLVFLQPLLSGIYTVDNLDYVMRDAYMCGVAIGAVDIDRLMYYTFFTDKGLTLHKSGLTALNMFLNARLYMYTNVYYHRTTRAIDEHLKELFKETMAALFPFNPVENLKAYRELTDWSLLEAVRKWGDDADGSTAALGREWASILSREVKWKMAYDVTLSMKTFEKGKTIIDARELVSRIKKNLSPKLKDLQFRVDMASQDPRPVNPLMMGERQIHVFNPSTRKVEKEPLKDFFDYIPARVVQCRVFTLNHDHDEELAEIVEKVLGIEESVKTNV
- a CDS encoding diguanylate cyclase, giving the protein MSKTKAEHKIIIATVIAVVSIWTVDSAVNALVLHKGTFLSLLLNAGQNEPFLRILLTLSFIAFGIIIARITARYRRTGDVLRKHSTAIETSMDGITLSDPDETYVYVNQAFATINGYDGPEELTGKSCRLAYSDREYERMRSTVEPVLGKSGRWRGELLALRKNGSTYYQEASITMLDDGSRICIIRDITWRKRSEERLRRSEQFLNTIFDSIRDPFSIVDRNFQIIRVNDAYARMRNKEAGGLVGRKCHEVLQNRASVCEGCVVHATFNSADPCVKEKFITLHDGSGIWVEISTYPILDEDGSVSHAIEYTRDITDRKRSEEEKRLLIEKLEYLSSTDGLTGLMNRRALTDSLLYEIDRAKRYNSELSLILCDIDNFKEINDACGHDAGDQALQTIAAALRTILRKADIAGRYGGDEFMLILPETSVKGAEKIAEKILSVVRNTEMSFMEDKSIRLSLSIGLSSLEVDSDTTDSFIKRTDDAMYASKEGGRDRVSTVKSYPLFP
- a CDS encoding FKBP-type peptidyl-prolyl cis-trans isomerase N-terminal domain-containing protein; translation: MKSRLIIIVCLVLVSSMAFAAEKKAEKKQEAKTHVLKTEKDKVSYAIGMDMGKFLKKENDVDPNVTL
- a CDS encoding L,D-transpeptidase — protein: MKSIIVQRLSFLLFSFIMLTGCSEAQAVPIEVLRSDVQSLQEQAAQLDEENLGLRNMLRDMDDDELYLVVDTENNRLAMRQGNSIVLTAKVGTGSRQFLKEDRGRNWYFESPTGSLTVLGRERNPVWIRPDWSYVEENMPIPPENDPDRFVRDVMGKYAILLGNGYKIHGTKWKNLLGTHFTHGCVSLDDDNLEILYKSVKNGTKVYIY
- a CDS encoding type II toxin-antitoxin system Phd/YefM family antitoxin, translated to MKLSEAVKPISYFKTHASEIIRDIGETRSPVFITLNGEAKAVIQGISEYEDLQESLALLKILAQSKKSLAGGRYKPVPRAFKDLRKKWAASK